The following coding sequences are from one Carassius gibelio isolate Cgi1373 ecotype wild population from Czech Republic chromosome B7, carGib1.2-hapl.c, whole genome shotgun sequence window:
- the fbxo44.9 gene encoding F-box only protein 44 isoform X10, producing the protein MFHFPGRDCCIKRQSKLMCNVRSMKRIFCGSTPTSEYTKVSNKGLKNQNTRMAQSESGHVASKDSKTRSDACSGQQSAVPLAVVEEILLNLPAHQVVQVCRLVCHEWKELVDSAAHWRVRCRREGLQPNDASRPPEDWCQFYFLSKFRRNLLKNPRADDGLQGWEIVQNGADNWATELNRIPLPDNTVTKCFVTSNSQCFKEQLIDLKKEGYSEAFMDQLRPHIKISDWYTPLSDYGSQYQLSVDLLDQEKNPIRTYHPYKIFFQSGNDYPWCQISYVFRNYGPGVRFIRFTHGGGWSGIRITNSSVEICPAAER; encoded by the exons ATGTTCCACTTTCCCGGAAGAGATTGCTGCATTAAAAGACAGAGTAAGTTGATGTGTAATGTTAGAAGTATGAAGCGTATCTTCTGTGGATCTACGCCTACCTCCGAATACACAAAAGTGTCgaataaaggtttaaaaaatcAGAATACAAGAATGGCTCAGTCAGAGAGCGGACATGTTGCTTCGAAAGACTCTAAAACCAGATCAGACGCA TGTTCAGGTCAGCAGTCGGCTGTTCCTCTGGCTGTGGTTGAGGAGATCTTACTGAACCTGCCAGCACATCAGGTGGTCCAAGTCTGTCGGTTGGTGTGTCATGAGTGGAAGGAGCTGGTGGACAGTGCTGCACACTGGAGAGTGCGCTGTCGGAGAGAGGGGCTCCAGCCGAATGATGCTTCCAGACCCCCAGAGGACTGGTGCCAGTTTTACTTTCTATCTAAGTTCAGACGTAACCTGCTCAAGAACCCCAGAGCTGATG ATGGACTTCAAGGATGGGAGATTGTACAGAATGGAGCTGACAACTGGGCAACCGAGTTGAACAGAATACCATTGCCAGACAACACAGTCaccaaatgttttgtaacatctaATAG TCAATGTTTTAAGGAGCAGCTGATTGATCTGAAGAAGGAAGGCTACAGTGAGGCTTTCATGGATCAACTGCGACCTCATATCAAAATATCAGACTG GTATACCCCACTCTCGGATTATGGAAGTCAGTATCAGTTGTCTGTAGATTTGCTTGATCAGGAGAAGAATCCCATCAGAACCTATCATCCTTATAAAATTTTCTTTCAGAGTGGGAACGATTATCCATGGTGTCAA ATTAGCTACGTTTTTAGGAATTATGGACCTGGGGTTCGGTTTATCCGTTTCACTCATGGAGGGGGGTGGTCTGGAATACGGATTACTAACAGTAGTGTGGAAATCTGTCCGGCTGCAGAGAGGTAG